In the Syntrophus gentianae genome, TCATAACGAAGACCGTAGCCCATGGCGGGGAGTTGCATCGTGGCCAGAGAGTCGAGAAAGCACGCCGCCAGTCGCCCGAGTCCCCCATTGCCGAGACCGGCATCGGGCTCCTGTTCGAGAAATTCGATGGGGTCGATTTTCTTCTTTTCAACGAGTTGCTTCACAATAGGATTCAGCAGGAGATTGGTTATGTTATTGGACAGGGAGCGGCCGATGAGGAACTCCATGGACAAATAATAGACTCTTTTTGGATTTTTCCGCTCGTACATCGCTTCTGTCTCCACCCAGCGCTGGGAGAGGACATCCCGCACCGACCGGGCAGCGGCCTCAAAACGTTCGCGGGAACCAGCGGATTTGAGAGAAGACACGTTATCGAAAATGAGGTGTCGTTCGTAAAGCCCGTCTTCGCTGGTGAACTGAATCGGACCGCACCCGTACTGTTGAAGGAGATCGTACAGGCTGCCGGATTCCTCCGTTTCCCGGGCAGGTTCGCCCTTTCTGTAGTTTTTCGACTCATCCTTTTTGTCTGTACGCATCGTGATTATCTCCAGAAGAAGTTTTTCCAATTGACGTGCTGTTGCATGAGCGGATCACCGGTTGGGATGGTACATATTTCTATGACCGGCTGTGATCGCATGGTTGTGCCTGCCTTGAAGGAGCTGGTTTTGCGGGTGTTCAGGCGGCATTGCGATCTTTAGATTTTCAGCTTTTTCTTTTTTCTCAGTCCAAAAAGCATTCCAGGAGATGGCGGGTTGACTGTTTGAGGACAACAATCTGATATTACATTATAATATTTAGTTTATCGTGGAATTGTGGCTGTTACGGGTTAAGACATGCCCTCAATATATGGCGGATCTGCAGGATATTGAGGGCTTCTATTGTGGGGATTGAATCTTCAGGGTCGTTTGAGGCCCAGCTTCTTGATCCGGAATCGAAGGGTACTGGGATGAAGTCCAAGGAATGCGGCGGCTCCCGCTTTCCCCTCGATTTTCCACCTCGTCTCTTTCAGGACCTGTTGGATATGCTCCCTGGCCATCGCGTTAAATTCTTTGAGTACCCCCTCCTCCCTTTCTACGGATCCATGCTCGAGCGGTTCGGTCAGTTGAAAGTCCTGTTCCGAGCTGGTGATGACGGCCCTTTCAATAATGTGCTCCAACTCCCTCACATTGCCGGGCCAGGAGTACTCTGATAGTCTGTCAATGGCCTCCTTTGAAATCGTATCAAATCGTTTGCCCATTTTACGGCCATACTTGTCGATAAAATATCGGGCAAGCTCCGGAATATCCTCGATCCGCATCCTCAGGGGCGGAAGCGTGACCGGAAAGGTGTTCAGCCGATAATAGAGATCCTCGCGGAATCGCCTGTTGCACATCTCTTCCTTCAGGTCCCGGCTTGTCGAGGCAATGACCCTCACATCCACCTTGACCGTCCTAGGTGAACCAAGGCGTTCGAACTCTCCATCCTGCAGCACCCGCAGGAGCTTTGCCTGGAGTTCGAGAGGCAGCTCACCGATCTCGTCGAGGAAGATCGTTCCACCGTTCGCCACCTCGAAGCGTCCGATCTGCCTGGCATGAGCGCCCGTAAAGGCGCCCTTCTCCCGTCCGAAGAGTTCGCTCTCGATGAGGTTTGCCGGAAGGGCGGCACAGTTCACTGTAACCATCGGTTTATCCCTGCGGGCGCTCATTTCGTGGATGGCGTTGGCGACCATCCCCTTGCCGACGCCGGTTTCGCCGAGGATGAGGACAGTGGCGTCGGTTGGCGCGACCTGATGGGCTCGAAAGAGGACATATTGAAGAGTGGAACTGCTGCCGATCATCTTGCCGAAACCCTGCTCCATCTTTCTCTCTTCGCGGAGGTAGACGTTTTCATTCTCCAATTGAAGTTTCAGTTTGTTGATCTCCACCAGTTGTTCCCTGAGCTGACTTTCCATTTCCTTGAGTCCGGTAATGTCCATGGATACGCCCATCAGGCGTAGAGGATGTCCCAGTGTCCCGTTCTCAGGTCGGCCGCGGGTCACGATCCAGCGAAGATTTCCATCGGGTTTCCGGATACGGTATTCGGCGATCAGGAAGCTTTTCGTTTCTATGCTTTGATGAACCCGCTCTTTGACCCCGTCGAGGTCGTCGGGATGAATGGCCTCCTGGAACCTCTCGTAACTCAAGACCTCGTCAGGGTGAAATCCAAATAACTCTCGAAGAATAGGCGTCGCCCAGAGGATACCGGTATCGATGTCCAGCATCCAGAGGCCTGCTTCAGCCGCCGAAGTTGCCAGGGAAAGACGCTCCTCGCTTTCCTGCAATGCCTTCTGCGCCTTGCTCCGTTCTATGGCATTGACAAAGATTTCTCCCAGCAGCCGCAGCCGGGGAACCAATTCCTCCGGCCACAGGCGCTCTTGCTTTACAGAATTGATGGCAAGGATATGATCAACGGGACCGCCGATCATAATGGGGATGTTCAGATTGGACCGGATTCCCCATTTCATCCAGGTTTCTTTGTCCACATTCGCCTCGGACGGGATATCCTCCATCTTTTCAATGGAAAGGACTTCTTTTTTGAGTACCAGCTTCTCATAGGCCCAGGGATTGATTGATATGGGGAGTTCCGAAGCGATCGGAACGGAAGGCACACCCGCACCGGCAACCGAATGGGTGATCATCCATGATTTCTTGTCCGGAAGCGTTTGAAGCAGGGCGAAACGGTCGACTTTGAAGAATCCCAGAACTTCCGTCATGGCATTGTGGATTTCTTCATCGACCCGATTGGCTGGCAGAGAAATGAATCGTGCGGAAATTGCAGAGAGCAATTCCTCAAAAAGCAACCGCTCTCTCGGACTCCGTTGTGCCTCTTTCCTTCTCTTAATCTCAGTATTCAGTCTTTCACTGGCTTCCGTAAGCTTCCGCATCTTGAGCTCCTGCTTTTGCTTATTGGGGCTTTCCTGCCCTTCCAGTGGTCTCCAACGACACCCAATTTATTCATTCAGGAATTAAGGAATGGCAACCAGCCATCCCTGGCCGGTGAACTGCTGTTCTGTTTCAGAAAAAAAATGGCTTTTTACCCGGATGATCCCTTTCTCGTTCTTTCTTCGAGGAAACGATCCCGAGATATATTGATAAATCTGCCGAGGTTATTATACTGATTTTGACGTGTTAAGCAAGGATGAAAGTTGTGTTCACAGTGCCAACCGATTGCAGGAATCCCTTAAAATCCGATTTCTCGGGCATAGGAAAACTGGCGTTCCCAGGGGATATCGGGATGGGCTTTTTTGAAGGTTTCCGCTCCAACTCTCCGGATCGATTCCTCATCGATTCGGGTGGGGTGGTCGGCTCCGAGAAAACCCTGATCGGGGTGGATGACGGGATTTTCTCCCGGCCAGCAGTCGCATTCCGTGGTGATGTTCAGCAGGGCATTGATCAGCACGGTGCGTCCCTTGATCTGCCGCCAGACGGCTGCCGCCGTTTCAATGAGTTTTTCCTGAAAAACCGTCGCGTCCGTTTCCCATTCCAGCTGCAGGGCAATGTTGGGACAGAAGCCGATGCATTGGGCGCAGCCGATGCAGATCTCCAGGTCATAGGTGGGGAAGCCGTCCGCACCGAACCGGGCCGCCTCCGTGGGGCAGACCTCGACACAGACCCCGCACTTCGTGCACAATCCCGCCTTGAGAAGGGGACGGATATCGGCATGCATCCTCTGTTTCTGTGCCCGGGAGGCAAATCCCATGGACAGGTTCTTGATGGCCCCGCCAAAACCGGATTCCATATGGCCCTTGAAATGGGAAAAAATGACATACCCATCGGCCTGGTCAAAAATGGCAGCCACCTGGACGGAAGGAAAGTGCCCAGAGCCGGTCTGCAGGTCCACGACGGAGCGGCCGTCCATGCCGTCGGCAATGATCACGGGGCACCCCAGAAAATTTTCCGTATAGCCGTGTTCCGCCGCCGTCTGCAGGGAATCTTCCGCCTTCCGGCGTCCTCCGGAGTACAACACCGTCGTATCGAAAAGGAAGGGGGAAAGGCCCGCCTCCTTCAGCCAGAGGGCAATTTCCCGTGCGTAGTCGGGCGGCAGGAAACTCCGATTTCCCTTCTCTCCCCAGTGAAGCTTGATGCCCACCCGGTCGCCCCGGAGGAAAGGCGTTTTGATTTTCTCCAGCAGACGCCGCAGGTCCTGGACATAGGGGCCCCGCATTCTTGTGAGCCCTTCGAATAAGATTTCTTCCACGACGCTGTCCCTTTCCTTCCCGAAAGTATCTACGGGGCAAGCTGCACCTGATCGCCGAAGGCATTCGCCAGCGCCTCGGCCAGGCTGGAAACGGCCTGCTCATTGGAAAATTCGACCATCAGTTCCCCGCCATCCCCGACGACCAGTCGACCATAGGTTTCAACCACGCGGGCGACATCGTCCGGTTCGACCGTCCACCATCCCCGCGTCCGCTGCAGGAGCTCCTTCCCCTTTAATTTCCTCGGGGTCACCAGCTCAATATCCCGAAACCACGCAGTCCACCCGATCTGTGCAGGCTCCCGCAGGACCGGACTGACCGGATCGTGGTAAATACGGCACCTCCCAAAGAGACGCAGACGAATCATGGCACCAACTCCGAAATTTCAAGGATCCGCGCATCCTGTCTCCCGGAAAGGACAAGGTTCTCAGGAGGGATGCCGTCCCGCATCATTAAGCGCTGCAAGGCAAATCCGTACAGGATTCCCGCCTCGTCTTCCGTCAAGGATAAGTTCCTCTGCGCCGCCTTGGCCCATCCCCGTTCAAAGAGTTCCCGGGCCGCCTCCCGCCACCGGCGAAGGCGCGGATCGAAGGGAGAAATCCCCGAACTTTTGATAAGCTCCTTCGAGACCGTCTCCATCCGGGAAAAAACCCGCCTCAGCCGCCGGATGGAAGGATCGTGACCGAATTCATCGAATTGTGCATTATTCACTTTGTTTTCACCTGCCTGTCATTCACCTGCCTGTCATTTAACGAGGAAAATAACAGAGCCCCTTCAAGGTGTCAATATCCTTGCCGTGGCAGGACCTGATTATCTTCGAGAGGATGTGACAGATGGAATGAGATCTTATGAATTCGCTATCGTTTTGGACGGTGATTCTCGACAAACAATGTCAAAGAGTTCCATGAAGCTATGTACAAATTGTTTGAAATCCTTATTAAAACATCATCCTTCTCTAAAGGCGTAGGTTTTTTGGAAGAATAAAAATCAGAGTATGCCAGATTGCATATTTTTTCATTATTGCCTAAGTTCAAATATGCAAGCTGATTATAATAATTTTTTACAAGGAGGTATCTGCCATGAAAGGTAAAGCTGTTCGGAAGTATGTTTTTTCAGCTTTCGTTTTGTGTGTTCTTCTGATGAGCGTGCCTGCCTACGCAACATTGCAGTACACGTTTGATGCGGACACACAGGGGTGGACGACGGTTAATGATGCTAACTTCAACGGATGGCAGAGTTCCGGAGGTAATCCTGACGGTTATATCAAGGCAACAGATAAGGGCTATGGAAGCACCTGGTATTTTGTCTCTCCTTCACTTGGCGATATGAGTTCTTATAAAGGCGGAACTCTTTCCTACGACATCAATTTAATGTACAAATCCGGAAGCTATTTCGACAACGATGAAGTGATCATCAAGAGCGGATCATCATCAATGAGCTGGGCTCCTACGACTGCCCATGAACCTGGCACGAACACCTGGACAACTTACAGCGTCGATCTGACTTCGGCAAATTTTGTCGTTTCATCAGGGACCTTTGATGGGATTTTAAGCAATGTAACCGCCATCTGTATCCGGGGAGAATATATCAGCGGCGGTGACATCGAAGGCCTTGATAATGTTAAAATGACCTCGGCCCCGGTGCCGCTTCCCTTGCCGATTCTGTTTTTGGGTTCAGGTCTTGCCGGCCTGGCGGCTTTGAGAACAAGAATGTTGAAATAGGCGTAAACCGGCAGTGCTTTCCTGATCGGTACGGGGACAAAAATCAGGAAAATGAAGGGCCGTCACCAAGAGGCTGGTCTGCAGCGTCTTGGTCTGACCCTTGCCGGAATAAGGCCCGTGAGATACGGCGATGTTTTTTGAATGAAGAGAAAACGGTGTACCGGCTGAAGCTGGTGTGCCGTTTTCTTATTTTTGAAAGGCTTTTTTGCAAAAGCATCGTTGTCGACAGATTTTTTAACACGGAGAAATCAGGTCGTTTCCTTGCAACCGAACTGCCGGAGGGCACTCCGAAGTCCGGAGATTCTCTCAGTGCGCCGGGATATGGCTTTTCTGAGGGAGTCCTCCCTTCCCCACAGGGAAAGGCGTTTCTTCGCCCTGGTCACCCCTGTATAGACCAGTTCGCGCGTCAACAGCGGCGTTTCACGGTCGGAGAGAAGCATCAGAACCTCGTCGAATTCCGAACCCTGACTCTTGTGGATCGTCATCGCGTATACTGATTCATGTTCCGGCAGCCGGAAGGGGGCAAAATGGCGGAATCCCTTCTCCGGATCGCGGAAAAAGACGGAGAGCCCCCCGTCGGTGCGATCCGGCAGGGTCAAGCCAACATCCCCGTTGAAGAGTTCCAATGCATAATCATTTTGCGTGATCATCACGGGACGCCCCGGATACCACCTGCCGTCGCCGTAAATCAGCCCTTCGGATCGCAACAGATTCTCCAGCAGCACATTGACAGCCAGGACCCCGAAAGATCCCCGGCGAAAGGCGCAGAGGATCCGGAATCGCTCAAAAAGGGTAAAAAGCCTTTCCAGATCTTCCGAATTTCTTACCGCTTGCAGATATTCCTTGAAGTAAGACAGAACGGCATTCTTTAGGCCCAGGCCAAGATTTTGGGATTCCGGGAGAACCTGCCAGCCGATGTCGGCAAAGTGTGCGGATTTCAAGATAGAAAGGGCACCTTCGAAATTCCCTTGATTAACGGCTGAACTCAGTTGGCCAATTCCGCTTTCTTTGTCGAAACGGTA is a window encoding:
- a CDS encoding sigma-54 interaction domain-containing protein, whose protein sequence is MRKLTEASERLNTEIKRRKEAQRSPRERLLFEELLSAISARFISLPANRVDEEIHNAMTEVLGFFKVDRFALLQTLPDKKSWMITHSVAGAGVPSVPIASELPISINPWAYEKLVLKKEVLSIEKMEDIPSEANVDKETWMKWGIRSNLNIPIMIGGPVDHILAINSVKQERLWPEELVPRLRLLGEIFVNAIERSKAQKALQESEERLSLATSAAEAGLWMLDIDTGILWATPILRELFGFHPDEVLSYERFQEAIHPDDLDGVKERVHQSIETKSFLIAEYRIRKPDGNLRWIVTRGRPENGTLGHPLRLMGVSMDITGLKEMESQLREQLVEINKLKLQLENENVYLREERKMEQGFGKMIGSSSTLQYVLFRAHQVAPTDATVLILGETGVGKGMVANAIHEMSARRDKPMVTVNCAALPANLIESELFGREKGAFTGAHARQIGRFEVANGGTIFLDEIGELPLELQAKLLRVLQDGEFERLGSPRTVKVDVRVIASTSRDLKEEMCNRRFREDLYYRLNTFPVTLPPLRMRIEDIPELARYFIDKYGRKMGKRFDTISKEAIDRLSEYSWPGNVRELEHIIERAVITSSEQDFQLTEPLEHGSVEREEGVLKEFNAMAREHIQQVLKETRWKIEGKAGAAAFLGLHPSTLRFRIKKLGLKRP
- a CDS encoding DUF362 domain-containing protein; this encodes MEEILFEGLTRMRGPYVQDLRRLLEKIKTPFLRGDRVGIKLHWGEKGNRSFLPPDYAREIALWLKEAGLSPFLFDTTVLYSGGRRKAEDSLQTAAEHGYTENFLGCPVIIADGMDGRSVVDLQTGSGHFPSVQVAAIFDQADGYVIFSHFKGHMESGFGGAIKNLSMGFASRAQKQRMHADIRPLLKAGLCTKCGVCVEVCPTEAARFGADGFPTYDLEICIGCAQCIGFCPNIALQLEWETDATVFQEKLIETAAAVWRQIKGRTVLINALLNITTECDCWPGENPVIHPDQGFLGADHPTRIDEESIRRVGAETFKKAHPDIPWERQFSYAREIGF
- a CDS encoding laminin B domain-containing protein, with product MKGKAVRKYVFSAFVLCVLLMSVPAYATLQYTFDADTQGWTTVNDANFNGWQSSGGNPDGYIKATDKGYGSTWYFVSPSLGDMSSYKGGTLSYDINLMYKSGSYFDNDEVIIKSGSSSMSWAPTTAHEPGTNTWTTYSVDLTSANFVVSSGTFDGILSNVTAICIRGEYISGGDIEGLDNVKMTSAPVPLPLPILFLGSGLAGLAALRTRMLK